A window from Nitrosopumilus adriaticus encodes these proteins:
- a CDS encoding ribose-phosphate diphosphokinase has product MSSLSVISGKSSEDLARRLSKKIKANLVKSEIRIFADGESKITLKGKISKKKSVVVQSIYPPVDTNLIQVLSLISKAKEISSQVIAVIPYMGYARQDREFLPGEVVTMKVLGKLFKGAGASKVIAVDIHSLIGFNHFTITTKNVTAIPDLVQYFKKLRLKNPLIVSPDQGGKERAQEFASKFGTEYIALEKKRDRKTGKVQIQTKNVEVGGRDLILVDDMISTGGSIVKATQFLKKQKCGRVYVACTHALLMNDAEKKIKKAGVTKIVSANTIPGKTSVVDVSSTIAKAIV; this is encoded by the coding sequence TTGAGTAGTTTATCAGTAATCTCAGGAAAATCATCTGAAGATTTAGCAAGAAGACTATCTAAGAAAATAAAGGCAAACTTAGTGAAATCCGAAATTAGAATTTTTGCTGATGGAGAAAGTAAAATTACGCTTAAAGGTAAAATCTCCAAAAAAAAATCAGTTGTCGTGCAGTCAATTTATCCACCAGTTGATACTAATTTGATACAAGTATTATCATTGATATCAAAAGCTAAAGAAATTTCATCACAAGTTATTGCTGTAATTCCATATATGGGATATGCAAGACAGGACAGGGAGTTCTTGCCCGGAGAGGTTGTTACAATGAAAGTTCTTGGAAAATTATTCAAAGGTGCAGGTGCATCAAAAGTTATTGCTGTAGATATTCACAGCCTGATTGGGTTTAACCATTTTACTATAACGACAAAAAATGTAACTGCAATTCCAGATCTTGTTCAATATTTTAAGAAATTGAGGCTAAAAAATCCTCTAATTGTATCACCTGATCAGGGAGGTAAAGAAAGAGCACAAGAATTTGCAAGTAAATTTGGAACAGAGTATATTGCATTAGAAAAGAAGAGGGATAGAAAAACAGGCAAAGTACAGATTCAAACAAAAAATGTAGAAGTTGGTGGTAGGGATCTGATTTTAGTAGATGATATGATAAGTACTGGCGGTAGCATTGTTAAGGCTACACAATTTCTTAAAAAACAAAAATGTGGTAGAGTGTATGTTGCATGTACTCATGCTCTTTTAATGAATGATGCAGAAAAGAAAATTAAGAAAGCAGGAGTCACAAAAATTGTTAGTGCAAATACAATACCAGGTAAAACATCAGTAGTAGATGTTTCAAGTACAATAGCAAAGGCAATAGTCTAA
- a CDS encoding SIR2 family NAD-dependent protein deacylase, translating into MFEIIKDQVQNIKKIVVVTGAGISQESGIPTFRGKDGLWRNHDAMKLATIDAFYDNPELVWTWYNERRANIFAAKPNPGHKAIAELEKYAQVSVLTQNIDGLHQKAGSTEVLELHGSIIKIKCSVCDYKEEITSEFSEIPPICKCGNILRPDVVWFGESLPQDVWQKAMILANQCDLMIIVGTSLVVSPANTLPIYAKQSHTTLIEINPEITEMSSEMDLVVRDTGANSLPELVSLFKQN; encoded by the coding sequence ATGTTTGAAATAATCAAAGACCAAGTTCAAAATATTAAAAAAATTGTAGTTGTAACAGGAGCTGGAATTTCTCAAGAAAGTGGAATTCCAACATTTAGAGGGAAAGATGGATTATGGAGAAATCATGATGCTATGAAATTAGCTACAATTGATGCATTCTATGATAATCCAGAATTAGTTTGGACGTGGTATAATGAAAGAAGAGCAAATATTTTTGCAGCCAAACCAAATCCAGGTCATAAAGCCATTGCAGAACTAGAAAAATATGCTCAAGTATCGGTTTTAACTCAAAATATTGACGGACTTCATCAAAAGGCAGGTAGTACCGAAGTATTAGAGCTGCATGGAAGTATCATTAAAATCAAATGTTCAGTTTGTGATTATAAAGAAGAAATAACATCAGAATTTTCAGAAATTCCACCTATTTGTAAATGCGGGAATATTCTACGGCCAGACGTTGTATGGTTTGGGGAATCTTTACCTCAAGATGTTTGGCAAAAAGCTATGATTCTTGCAAATCAGTGTGATTTAATGATAATTGTTGGAACATCTTTAGTAGTATCACCTGCAAATACATTGCCTATCTATGCCAAACAAAGTCATACTACATTAATTGAGATTAATCCAGAAATTACTGAAATGTCATCTGAGATGGATTTAGTAGTAAGAGATACAGGTGCAAATTCATTACCTGAATTAGTATCTCTGTTTAAACAAAATTAA
- a CDS encoding VIT1/CCC1 transporter family protein has protein sequence MRIYFDDFIYGSIDGAVTTFAIVAGVVGASLSPSIILILGFANLFADGFSMAAANYQASKARNEFVQMKRRQEEWEIDNLEEQEIDEIREIYREKGFKDELLEDVVRIITSRRKVWIDTMMKEELGLIEDEKKPIDSSVSTFVGFNLIGVIPLVPFMVFMMLGFESNSNAFIYSTVSVLAAFFLVGMIKGKIVKSSMIRAGIITLIIGGVAAMVAYIVGYGLNFLVS, from the coding sequence ATGAGAATATATTTTGATGATTTCATTTATGGTTCAATTGATGGTGCTGTAACAACTTTTGCTATAGTAGCTGGAGTAGTTGGAGCATCATTATCGCCTAGCATTATTTTGATTTTGGGATTTGCAAATTTATTTGCAGATGGATTTTCAATGGCAGCTGCTAATTATCAAGCATCAAAAGCACGAAATGAATTTGTTCAAATGAAGAGAAGGCAAGAAGAGTGGGAGATTGACAATTTAGAAGAACAAGAAATAGATGAGATCAGAGAAATTTACAGAGAGAAAGGATTCAAGGATGAATTACTAGAAGATGTTGTACGAATTATCACATCTAGAAGAAAAGTTTGGATAGATACAATGATGAAAGAGGAATTAGGATTAATTGAAGACGAAAAGAAACCAATAGATAGTTCTGTTAGTACTTTTGTTGGTTTTAATTTGATTGGAGTTATTCCTTTAGTTCCATTCATGGTTTTCATGATGTTGGGGTTTGAATCAAATTCAAATGCATTTATCTATTCTACAGTTTCTGTTCTTGCAGCATTTTTTTTGGTAGGAATGATAAAAGGAAAAATTGTTAAAAGTTCCATGATTCGTGCTGGGATAATTACACTAATCATTGGGGGTGTGGCAGCAATGGTTGCTTACATTGTAGGATACGGATTAAATTTTCTGGTGTCTTAG
- a CDS encoding TRM11 family SAM-dependent methyltransferase: MPESFFILSKDYLELATDEIIALSKMYDRFSKIKIISNLVIIQSKTNWEKITKRASFVKISGQILRKMSGLFLDEENFGVLKNAKTFVCRIINLSSNQFNVPELESSMGDMISKFSHAKVKLEDPDITVYLIFTDKENFFGFSKRMKDDKRPKKITKYPHELDWKLTRVMINLLGIKEGETVCDPFCGTGTTLLEAESMGIHAIGFDFDEKMCRISDENLKVNGYKSKVFNSDYHELSKISDEIDGIVTDLPYGKSSKTSEKPEEILKEFFSILPKRKRGAIMYKKELDSKLKLKGIKKYEIYRHKSLTRTILIK; encoded by the coding sequence ATGCCAGAAAGTTTTTTTATTTTATCTAAAGATTATCTTGAGCTTGCAACTGATGAAATAATTGCATTATCAAAAATGTATGATAGATTTTCTAAGATTAAAATTATTTCTAATTTAGTAATAATTCAATCAAAAACAAATTGGGAGAAAATTACAAAACGTGCATCATTTGTAAAAATTTCTGGTCAGATTTTAAGAAAAATGTCAGGGTTATTTTTAGATGAAGAAAACTTTGGAGTATTAAAAAATGCTAAAACTTTTGTGTGTAGAATAATTAATTTATCATCTAATCAATTCAATGTTCCCGAATTAGAAAGTTCTATGGGGGATATGATATCCAAATTTTCTCATGCAAAGGTAAAGTTAGAAGATCCTGATATTACTGTATATCTAATATTTACAGATAAAGAAAACTTTTTTGGTTTTTCAAAAAGAATGAAAGATGATAAAAGACCAAAAAAAATTACAAAATATCCTCATGAATTAGATTGGAAATTAACTAGAGTTATGATAAATTTACTAGGAATAAAAGAGGGTGAGACCGTTTGTGATCCATTTTGTGGTACTGGTACAACTCTCTTAGAAGCTGAGTCAATGGGAATTCATGCAATTGGATTTGATTTTGATGAAAAAATGTGTAGGATTTCTGATGAAAATCTTAAGGTAAATGGCTACAAATCAAAAGTCTTCAACTCTGATTATCATGAATTATCAAAGATTTCTGATGAGATCGATGGTATTGTTACTGATTTACCATATGGAAAATCATCAAAAACATCAGAAAAACCAGAAGAAATTCTAAAGGAATTTTTTTCAATTCTACCTAAACGTAAAAGAGGTGCAATTATGTACAAAAAAGAATTGGATAGTAAATTGAAATTAAAGGGAATTAAAAAATATGAAATCTATAGGCATAAAAGCTTGACAAGGACAATTTTGATAAAATGA
- the rnz gene encoding ribonuclease Z: MKLVFLGTSAAQPTEKRGLSCICLEKEGEIIMFDAGEAAQISYMKSGLGWNKKMKLFVTHLHGDHCVGILGLLQTMSMQNRTETLEIFGPNGIEEFIAANIKVLNFGLSFPVLINIIKEGKIYEDKKYSIYVCKANHSVTAFSYLFVEKDKPGRFNIDEAKKLGIPEGELWNKLQNGSEIEIDGKLIQPNQVLGEKRSGKKIGISGDTMPTQELEKFFEGCDYLVFDSTFLDEEKQRAQETCHSTAKQAATIAKNANVKNLILTHFSARYKDEVGHFEEAKKIHDSVITARDLLEIEIK; encoded by the coding sequence ATGAAGCTTGTGTTTTTAGGTACATCAGCAGCGCAGCCTACTGAAAAAAGAGGGCTGTCTTGTATTTGTTTAGAAAAAGAAGGTGAAATTATAATGTTTGATGCAGGTGAAGCAGCACAAATATCGTATATGAAATCAGGTTTAGGATGGAATAAAAAAATGAAGTTGTTCGTAACACATCTACATGGTGATCACTGTGTAGGAATTTTGGGATTGTTACAAACAATGTCTATGCAAAATAGAACAGAAACTTTGGAAATTTTTGGTCCAAATGGGATTGAAGAATTCATAGCTGCTAATATCAAAGTATTAAATTTTGGATTATCATTTCCTGTTTTGATCAATATTATTAAAGAAGGAAAAATCTATGAAGATAAAAAATATTCAATTTATGTTTGTAAAGCAAATCATTCAGTCACTGCATTTTCATATTTGTTTGTAGAAAAAGATAAACCAGGAAGATTCAATATTGATGAAGCCAAAAAATTAGGAATACCAGAAGGTGAGTTGTGGAATAAATTGCAAAATGGAAGTGAAATCGAAATTGATGGGAAATTGATACAACCAAATCAAGTATTAGGAGAAAAACGCTCTGGAAAAAAGATTGGTATTTCAGGAGATACAATGCCTACTCAAGAATTAGAAAAATTTTTTGAAGGTTGTGATTATCTTGTATTTGATTCTACATTTTTAGATGAAGAAAAACAAAGAGCACAAGAAACATGTCATTCTACAGCAAAGCAAGCTGCAACAATTGCTAAAAATGCAAATGTAAAAAATTTAATTTTAACACATTTTTCAGCAAGATATAAAGATGAAGTTGGGCATTTTGAAGAAGCAAAAAAAATTCATGATTCAGTGATAACTGCAAGAGATCTTTTAGAAATAGAAATAAAATAA
- a CDS encoding J domain-containing protein, with amino-acid sequence MVESNYDILGIVEGSTEKEIRDAFRRLALQYHSDRGGENDQFIKIKQAYEDIKIGKKYPDTDIEKLKNSKVYSSDSEADIRRKNQILGQELSKEMKTAEEWAGALNRSGATGTRLFGSKTLGEIELERKANGALSIKGNFMAGNLTYDGPIIMQGSISSPSWTEEFKTNIHLTTGDFKFIDPIENKYKIENGATIIADNGNIVVGNVFGRKFKVEDPQGRVGIFQIIEHRTHLSAPNGKIIAENLVNSVSIEADTAIILNVEDDVTVTAREILFYGGKFTYDSTIELKKGGSIRFFENFSIQGLSGDAIIKLENGKKIRLFDVKTKKIRDLSDEFVTNKENYGKDDTMVGHGFTITYDMLDNLSKKPSKKQKSSWKSKFGL; translated from the coding sequence ATGGTGGAAAGTAATTATGATATCTTAGGAATTGTGGAAGGCTCAACAGAGAAGGAAATTAGAGATGCATTTAGAAGATTGGCACTTCAATATCACTCAGATCGTGGGGGAGAAAACGACCAATTTATCAAAATTAAACAAGCATACGAAGACATCAAAATTGGTAAAAAATATCCTGATACTGATATTGAAAAACTAAAAAATTCTAAAGTATATTCTAGTGATTCAGAAGCTGACATTAGACGAAAAAATCAGATCCTAGGTCAAGAATTATCAAAAGAAATGAAAACTGCTGAAGAATGGGCAGGAGCTTTGAATAGATCAGGTGCCACTGGAACAAGACTATTTGGTTCTAAAACTCTTGGAGAAATTGAACTAGAAAGGAAAGCAAATGGGGCTCTCTCGATTAAAGGAAATTTTATGGCAGGAAATCTAACTTATGATGGGCCAATAATTATGCAAGGAAGTATTTCAAGTCCATCGTGGACTGAGGAATTTAAAACTAACATTCATCTGACTACAGGAGATTTCAAATTTATTGATCCTATTGAAAATAAATACAAAATTGAGAATGGTGCTACAATTATTGCAGATAATGGAAACATTGTAGTTGGAAATGTTTTTGGAAGAAAATTCAAAGTTGAAGATCCACAAGGAAGAGTTGGCATTTTTCAAATCATTGAACATAGAACACATCTATCTGCACCTAACGGAAAAATTATAGCTGAAAATCTTGTAAATTCAGTATCAATAGAAGCAGATACTGCTATTATTCTAAATGTAGAAGATGATGTAACAGTAACTGCACGTGAAATTTTATTTTACGGTGGCAAGTTTACTTATGATTCAACTATTGAATTAAAAAAAGGCGGATCAATTAGATTCTTTGAAAATTTTTCAATTCAAGGACTAAGTGGTGATGCAATTATTAAACTTGAAAATGGAAAAAAAATTCGTCTATTTGATGTAAAAACTAAAAAAATCAGAGATTTGTCAGATGAATTTGTTACCAATAAAGAAAATTACGGTAAAGATGATACAATGGTTGGGCACGGATTTACAATTACTTATGATATGCTAGATAACCTTTCAAAGAAACCATCTAAAAAACAAAAAAGCAGTTGGAAATCTAAATTTGGATTATAA
- a CDS encoding KamA family radical SAM protein, with amino-acid sequence MTYQETVWDSSPSLKSYTLSNFRTLPQIQKLGEDIQFEMEVVGNVLPFKANNYVVEQLIDWNDIPNDPMYVLTFPQKGMLKPEHYEKMETALKNNLDKKEITAIANEIRLQLNPHPAGQMELNVPTLKDGTKLYGMQHKYNETCLFFPSQSQTCHAYCSFCFRWPQFVGMDEMKFAMQEGEQLVQYVREHPEISDVLFTGGDPMIMKAKIFSKYVDSLLDAKLPNLKTIRIGTKALSYWPYKFLTDSDSQEMLDVFRKIVDSGIHLAIMGHFNHLNELKTDAVKNAIKEIRSTGAVIRTQSPILAHINDDAEMWAKMWTKQVQLGCIPYYMFVVRDTGAQHYFGVPLVRAYQIFKKAYSSVSGLARTVRGPSMSATPGKVHVIGTADLHDQKVIVLRFLQGRNPDWVQVPFFAKYDENAIWLDDLKPALTEKFFFDEEMKNFKKSNPLDDYPES; translated from the coding sequence GTGACCTATCAAGAAACAGTTTGGGATTCTTCGCCCTCGCTAAAATCCTATACCCTATCGAATTTTAGAACTCTTCCACAAATTCAGAAACTTGGAGAGGATATTCAATTTGAAATGGAAGTTGTTGGAAATGTATTACCATTTAAAGCAAATAACTATGTTGTTGAGCAATTAATTGATTGGAATGATATTCCAAATGATCCTATGTATGTTCTAACTTTTCCCCAAAAAGGAATGCTAAAACCTGAGCACTATGAAAAAATGGAAACTGCATTAAAAAATAATTTAGATAAAAAAGAAATAACAGCCATTGCAAACGAAATTCGTTTACAATTAAATCCACATCCTGCAGGACAAATGGAACTCAATGTTCCAACATTAAAAGACGGAACAAAACTATATGGAATGCAGCATAAATACAACGAAACCTGTCTTTTCTTTCCTAGTCAAAGTCAAACATGTCATGCATATTGTAGCTTTTGTTTTAGATGGCCACAATTTGTGGGGATGGATGAAATGAAGTTTGCAATGCAGGAAGGAGAACAGCTAGTACAATATGTTCGAGAACATCCCGAAATCAGCGATGTACTATTCACTGGTGGAGATCCAATGATTATGAAAGCAAAAATTTTCTCCAAATATGTTGATTCTTTACTTGATGCGAAGCTACCAAATCTTAAAACAATTAGAATTGGAACAAAAGCTTTGTCATATTGGCCTTACAAATTTTTAACTGATTCTGATTCTCAAGAAATGTTAGATGTGTTTAGAAAAATTGTTGATAGCGGTATACATCTAGCAATTATGGGTCACTTTAATCACTTAAATGAATTAAAAACTGATGCTGTAAAAAACGCAATTAAAGAAATTAGATCTACTGGTGCAGTTATTAGAACACAATCTCCTATTTTAGCTCACATCAATGATGATGCTGAAATGTGGGCAAAAATGTGGACCAAACAAGTCCAATTAGGATGTATTCCATATTACATGTTCGTTGTAAGAGACACTGGTGCTCAGCATTACTTTGGTGTTCCTTTAGTAAGGGCTTATCAAATTTTCAAAAAAGCATATTCATCAGTTAGTGGCTTGGCAAGAACTGTTCGTGGACCTAGCATGTCTGCAACACCAGGAAAAGTACATGTTATTGGTACTGCAGATCTCCACGATCAAAAAGTTATTGTTTTACGATTCTTACAAGGTAGAAATCCTGATTGGGTTCAAGTTCCATTTTTTGCAAAATACGATGAAAATGCAATTTGGTTAGATGATTTGAAGCCTGCATTGACTGAAAAATTCTTTTTTGATGAAGAGATGAAAAATTTCAAAAAATCAAACCCACTTGATGACTATCCTGAATCCTAA
- a CDS encoding universal stress protein yields the protein MAKFNKILVPLDGSANSMRGLDRAIEIAKGGNAEITGFYVFHLPLAAGIKYTAKMKDEAQKKAVKAIGPAMNKTQKAGATFKYKTGGGHTGSEIVKAAEKGKFDMIVIGARGVGGAKETFLGSTSNYVMHKTKLPVLIVK from the coding sequence ATGGCTAAATTCAATAAAATTCTAGTTCCTCTTGATGGATCTGCAAACTCTATGAGAGGATTAGATAGAGCAATTGAAATTGCAAAAGGCGGAAATGCTGAAATAACTGGATTTTATGTATTTCATTTACCATTGGCAGCAGGAATAAAGTATACTGCAAAAATGAAAGATGAAGCACAGAAAAAAGCTGTTAAAGCAATTGGTCCTGCAATGAATAAAACTCAAAAGGCTGGTGCCACATTCAAATACAAAACCGGTGGTGGTCATACTGGATCTGAAATTGTCAAAGCCGCAGAAAAAGGAAAATTTGACATGATAGTTATTGGAGCAAGAGGTGTAGGCGGGGCCAAGGAAACATTCCTTGGAAGTACCTCAAATTATGTAATGCACAAAACAAAGCTTCCTGTATTAATTGTGAAATAA
- a CDS encoding RNA-binding domain-containing protein — MKIPSINCVLEMKSALHPSEDPEKVRKCISNIFPYSSIKTENFSISSQSKELRSFEKIYETIHLKKSQNTYRHYLEKNLDNNTTWFYLNKQAAFAEKIAICEEAEESPLGPIKVIITSSNIDGIIDWIVLGN, encoded by the coding sequence ATGAAAATTCCAAGCATTAACTGTGTACTTGAAATGAAAAGTGCATTACATCCTTCTGAAGATCCTGAAAAAGTTAGGAAATGCATCTCAAATATTTTTCCTTATTCATCAATAAAAACTGAAAATTTTTCAATTTCATCCCAATCAAAAGAATTAAGATCATTTGAAAAAATTTATGAAACAATTCATTTAAAAAAATCTCAAAACACATACCGCCATTATCTTGAAAAAAATTTAGATAATAATACAACTTGGTTTTATCTTAACAAACAAGCAGCATTTGCTGAAAAAATAGCAATTTGTGAAGAAGCAGAAGAATCTCCTTTGGGACCAATTAAAGTAATTATTACTTCATCAAATATTGATGGAATTATTGATTGGATTGTTTTAGGAAATTAG
- a CDS encoding APC family permease — MSELKRHMGLFHLTMYGVGLILGAGIYVLIGEAAGFAGNSMWISFLLGAIVAVFAGLSYAELSALYPKAAAEYTFVKNAFKNNFFGFIIGWLTAITSIIVAATVSLGFGGYLTQFIDLPITIGAIILIVILSIVNFIGIKESAWANTIFAIITAGGLALIIFLGFTIEPVESVDYFEAPSGMTGIILAFVLIFFAFIGFEDMANVAEEVRRPHKTIPRAIILSVVITGVIYILVSLSVVRILDWQVLAGSSAPLADVAHAVLGINGSVTLSLIALFATASTVLITLVAGSRILYGMAKSKSLPEFLGRIHPKTKTPWIAVIGILVTSIGFAFVGDIVIVANIVVFAVVITFAAINLAVIVLRYTEPVLERPFRVPVNIGKFPILPLFGFGTTVYMALQFEIEVVLAGLAIIGIGVVLYIILKRRKDFMNST, encoded by the coding sequence ATGTCTGAATTAAAGCGCCACATGGGACTTTTTCATCTTACCATGTATGGAGTGGGTTTGATTTTAGGTGCTGGAATCTATGTCTTAATTGGAGAAGCTGCAGGATTTGCTGGAAATTCAATGTGGATATCTTTTTTGTTGGGTGCCATAGTTGCAGTTTTTGCTGGATTAAGTTATGCTGAACTATCAGCTTTGTATCCAAAAGCAGCTGCAGAATATACTTTTGTAAAAAATGCTTTCAAGAATAATTTTTTTGGTTTTATTATAGGATGGCTAACAGCAATTACATCTATCATAGTTGCAGCTACAGTTTCCTTAGGATTTGGCGGATATCTAACTCAGTTTATTGATTTACCAATAACAATTGGTGCTATTATTCTAATTGTAATTTTATCTATCGTAAATTTTATTGGAATTAAAGAATCAGCATGGGCAAATACCATTTTTGCAATAATTACTGCTGGAGGATTAGCACTGATTATTTTTCTCGGATTTACGATTGAACCTGTTGAATCAGTTGATTACTTTGAGGCACCAAGCGGAATGACTGGAATAATTTTAGCATTTGTATTGATTTTCTTTGCATTTATTGGATTTGAGGACATGGCAAATGTTGCTGAAGAAGTTAGACGACCTCATAAGACAATTCCTAGGGCTATAATTTTATCAGTTGTGATTACTGGAGTAATTTACATTCTTGTTTCATTATCAGTAGTACGAATTTTAGATTGGCAAGTGTTAGCAGGTTCATCAGCTCCATTAGCCGATGTTGCACATGCAGTTTTAGGCATTAATGGAAGTGTTACCTTATCATTAATTGCATTATTTGCTACTGCAAGTACTGTTCTAATCACATTAGTTGCAGGTTCCAGAATTCTATATGGAATGGCAAAAAGTAAGTCTCTTCCTGAATTTTTAGGGAGAATCCATCCTAAAACAAAGACACCATGGATTGCAGTAATTGGAATTTTGGTGACTTCAATAGGATTTGCTTTTGTCGGAGATATTGTAATTGTTGCAAATATTGTTGTTTTTGCTGTAGTTATTACATTTGCAGCAATAAATTTGGCAGTAATTGTTCTAAGATATACTGAACCAGTTTTAGAAAGACCATTTAGAGTTCCGGTAAATATTGGTAAATTTCCAATTTTGCCATTGTTTGGATTTGGAACAACTGTTTACATGGCATTACAGTTTGAGATCGAAGTAGTTCTTGCAGGATTAGCAATAATTGGGATTGGAGTTGTTTTGTATATAATTTTGAAAAGAAGAAAAGATTTTATGAATTCTACTTAG
- a CDS encoding mechanosensitive ion channel domain-containing protein — MAEEIIEAVSGQVDQFQGISQLLASSESLQAAFIVLIVGIIGITVIYRTFSKWVKKQKLNYVRPHLSRFVRVVVLPVFAIILITSVNFYIQSFALFEDDTFVNPEGKISPSETFAKILNTINILVIGYSVAHLIPIILRKKEKSNLEKEDFESWKELRGFPDDDGDLFHKFYKWVPPKHTPDELTDEEFEEKLKTEEGRKFLEEFRTTKGLPIGSFEQLVKDPFEEWKISERKKYEQYFDDCVSGNNESGKKLKPGQDVEEIFPIDTWREEKRFNGFDPIISGSKPPGYAKRKRKDLPKSISQILPLGIFIAVILGVISWWGIDLIILATATGGLAIGIGLALQETMQNYFAYILIRKDKIFAEGERVQLDTGYNGYVHKITPRVTFIRDALNESYAVIPTRQLVNSQIINYSKEIKMVPAIVEVGVSYLNNPKQVASILVKIGKRAMKEVIDERGRHLIRQQRCPYLDENKPSCGCDKDIHVDINQPVVRFNKFNDSSLDFSLWVYVRDYGAQFKTKTDIRIIMYEEFKKYDIRIPWPIRTVYQGDEKREDEEISKLDEERNQVLDEYGTGDLGRGGGED; from the coding sequence ATGGCTGAAGAAATAATCGAGGCTGTATCAGGCCAAGTAGACCAGTTTCAAGGTATATCTCAGCTTCTAGCCTCATCAGAATCTCTTCAGGCAGCATTTATTGTATTAATTGTAGGCATTATTGGAATTACAGTAATTTATCGCACATTTTCAAAATGGGTCAAGAAACAAAAATTGAATTATGTACGACCGCATCTTTCAAGATTTGTTAGGGTAGTAGTTTTACCAGTTTTTGCCATCATACTAATTACATCAGTGAATTTTTACATACAATCATTTGCTTTGTTTGAAGATGATACCTTTGTAAATCCAGAAGGAAAAATATCCCCTAGTGAAACGTTTGCAAAGATTCTAAACACAATAAACATTCTCGTAATCGGATATTCTGTTGCTCATTTAATTCCAATAATACTTCGTAAAAAAGAAAAATCAAATTTGGAGAAAGAAGATTTTGAATCATGGAAAGAATTACGTGGATTTCCTGATGATGATGGTGATCTTTTCCATAAATTCTACAAATGGGTTCCTCCAAAACATACACCAGATGAGTTGACAGATGAAGAGTTTGAAGAAAAGTTAAAGACAGAAGAAGGAAGAAAATTCCTGGAAGAATTTAGAACAACAAAAGGGTTACCTATTGGAAGTTTCGAACAATTAGTTAAAGATCCATTTGAAGAATGGAAAATATCTGAAAGAAAAAAATATGAACAATATTTTGATGATTGTGTTTCTGGAAATAATGAGTCTGGGAAAAAACTAAAGCCTGGACAAGATGTTGAAGAGATTTTCCCTATAGATACATGGAGAGAAGAAAAGAGGTTTAATGGATTCGATCCAATAATTTCAGGATCAAAGCCACCAGGTTATGCAAAAAGAAAAAGAAAAGATCTTCCAAAATCAATTTCTCAAATTTTACCACTTGGAATATTTATTGCAGTAATACTTGGAGTGATTAGTTGGTGGGGAATAGATTTGATAATTCTTGCAACGGCTACAGGAGGATTGGCCATTGGAATTGGATTAGCATTACAAGAAACTATGCAAAATTATTTTGCTTACATATTGATTAGAAAGGATAAGATTTTTGCAGAAGGTGAGCGTGTACAGTTAGATACTGGCTATAATGGATACGTGCATAAAATTACTCCCAGAGTGACTTTCATTCGTGATGCATTAAATGAATCATATGCAGTAATTCCAACTAGGCAGCTTGTTAATTCTCAAATCATTAATTATTCAAAAGAAATCAAAATGGTGCCTGCAATTGTTGAAGTAGGTGTTTCTTATCTAAATAATCCAAAACAAGTAGCCTCAATTCTAGTAAAAATCGGTAAACGTGCTATGAAAGAGGTTATTGATGAAAGGGGAAGACATCTAATTCGACAGCAAAGGTGTCCTTACTTGGATGAAAATAAACCCAGTTGTGGATGTGACAAAGATATTCATGTTGACATAAATCAACCAGTTGTTAGATTTAACAAATTTAATGATTCATCATTAGATTTTTCATTATGGGTGTATGTTAGGGATTATGGTGCACAATTCAAAACTAAAACAGACATCAGGATAATTATGTATGAAGAATTTAAAAAATATGATATTAGAATTCCATGGCCAATTAGAACAGTGTATCAGGGTGATGAAAAACGTGAGGATGAAGAAATCAGTAAGCTTGATGAAGAAAGAAATCAGGTCTTAGATGAATATGGTACTGGTGACTTAGGTCGTGGAGGTGGAGAAGATTGA